The window GCCGGGGAACGGCACGGCCTTCTCACCCGTATTGCCACTTGCAATATCCATTCCCATATTCATCGAAAGTAGCGATTTCCACGCGATAGCACTCGTCGAATTTACGGAGTGATGATTGTGCATCCGTAAAAAACGAGCGATGTTATCAGCCTTGGACAAGGATGGGGTGGACAGGTCAAGTCCTGGATCATTGGCAACCTCCATCCGGGGGTTTGGCAAGGATCCACGCTCTCGATAGGAGCTGAGCAATCCGTTTTCAGGTATTGTTGAGAAAAAATATTGATCCCAAAGTGCATGGTTCGTCTCGAAACGATAGTCGTAAGCCGAATAATGGTTAGAAGGGTCGTATTCATCCTGCCACCAGGTGGCATACTGAGGGACTCTGGATTGTTTAAGCCCCTGCCACCAATGAGTCGTGTATTCGTTGACAGACAGGGCACTGCTGTCGCGGGGAGCGGTTACGGGCACCAGGCTTTCTCCTATGATATAGCTGGGCGCACTGAATTCATGTGTGAGCGACGCTTGACGCAGCTGCGCCAATGAGAATGTCTCCATGTTCGGCAAAGGCACATCGAACAAGACATATCGAAGGGTAGACGAACTGCTTGAATCCATAAATGGAGACGTTTCTGAAACCCCTCTCACGTAACGAGGCAGGGTGAACGGGTCGAGATACCCAGGCTGTTCTTGGTCATCACTGGCAAAAGGGCCGAAAGAGTATTCATGTAGAACTGTTGGATTGGCAAATATCCAGTCCCAGGGAGTGCGGCGATAAAAAGGAGAACGCATGTTAGCCATTTCCAGGAGGGGGTAATGCCAGAAGCCCTGTGGGACATTGGTCATGTTCTCGGCTGTTTCATTGAATGCTTTGAGGCGGATGCCCAATTTGGTTCGATTGTCTGGCGGCACAGTATTTGCCGTATTGATTTTCAAGACCGGTAACCAGGGGCGGTTGATATCATGCCATCGACCCTCATTTCCGCGAATCCAGTTATGAATATCCAGCGTGTGGACGATGGGGAAATTGGGATTTTCTTCTGAACCTGCAATGACCCCAGCATAGTTAGTTGATCCATTGGCAATACGTAGGCGTGCAGAGGTCGATTCCTCATACCCGATGTGGTAACCGTTTTCCCAATAACGTAGAAATTTATATTGCAAACTATTAGCCGTATCTGCGGCAGGCCCGCTCATATTGACGTAAAAGCAATTCAAGTCGCTGATATCGGCACTGGCTGACAAACGATTTGATTGGATATTTCCATCCCGTAATTGCAGTTTTTGAGTCTGGGTATTGGCCGGTGTGAATACCAGTGACTGCCCTGGCTCCATCGCCACCGGATCAAGATAGAAAAACATATAGCTCGGACGCGAACGTGCACCATCATTTGGCAGAGCACTTCCCCAGTAAGGGCTTGTGTAAGCGTATTCATCATTCGAACCATCGCCATTATTGTCATCATCAACCTGTATTTTCATATAGCTCCGCTGATTGATTTGGACAAAATAACCGGTGGTATCAAGTGTCACGTTGTATGGGTTCCACAACGTCACCCTTGGGTAGATCAGCAGGGAAACATTCGAAGGTGATGAGGGATCGATGACTGGCCGGGCAAAAACACTGTATTCGGCAATAACGGGATGAACACCATGTTTCACGACCATGGTAGGGTCAGGGTAGTCATTGGACGCCCCCCCGCCATACTTGGCGGTTCTCGGTGCCATGGAACGATTGGATCCAGCCAATCGACCCAGTTGCATGTAATCGCGCAGGGCACCAAACTTCGGTGAAAACTGCACAAATCGCTCGTGTGTTAGCAAGGGGTCAGAGTCCTTTAGTATAGTACCTTTGCTGCCTACCAGGGAACCCTCACCGGCTTCGGAGGTCGATCTGAAGTATGGCGTGAGATCCGTTTTAAAGCCTCCCGTCAAAGTATTGACGATCAGCGCTTTGTTGGATCGGGTGAACTCTTGATCATTATCATGAAGGAACTTTCGGGCATCGCCATTGGTGGAGCCATCAGGATTAATGGATGCCGTGCCATAGCTAAGATAACGAGAGTCCAGACCTTCGTTCTCTATTATAACATCCTCGGAAATCTCGGCAAGCGCCTGCTGGGTTTCGGTGAGGTTGCCGTATGGTCGTTTGGTCCCAGTGTAGAGGTTTCCATACCCCCCGTTTTGAGGGTTGTCGACCGAGGGGAGCTCCGTGACGTGTTTATTATGCTGGATAATCGGAGCCATTACCCCCAGATCGCTCACATGGTAGGCATAGCCACCTTTGGATGTACCTGCTCCCTGGCTATTGGACGCGACTAAAGGAGCTAGAATCCCGGCACCATCTTTAAAGCCGATAACCACTGCATCTTTTCCAGCAGTAAGTTGAATGGTTCTCGGATCAAAAGATTTGTCTTCTGACCCACTGATCAACCACGAAAAGACATTTTCCCGATGATCCATGAATTCAGGATCTGTAGGGTTTCTTCTGTCGGCATGCGCACCATTAGGTTTTTGATAAATGATAGGATTTCGGTCTGAAGTCACCGTAGACCATGATCCCACAGTATGAGGCAAAGCAACTCCGTCGATTTCCAAAGTATCGGGGAACTCGTCAAAAATACTCGCATTAGCGGTAACCCTCTGATCCGGTCCTGCTGATTTCTGGAGCTGGCCAATCGCAATCATCAAGGCCAGGCGGGCATTTGCCTGGGCTGTATAGCCTGATCGTTGGAATTCTGCGCCTGCCTCACCTCAATGGTTGTTAGGCTCAGCATGGCCAGAGCTATCAGAATGAGGAGGCTCATCACTGATACCGTGGCAATCAGGGCAAATCCGCGCTGCCCATACTTCTTTGACCGGCATGGACAGGTCTGAGGCTCTCGTCGTTGTGTGTTCATGGATGTGTGTTGGTCGTTGTGCGGAAATGGATTCATCTGAAAATTATTGATCTCCTGCCAAGGATCACGTATTACATTATCCCGTATCGACGACAAAAACAACCAATTTTTACATTGTAACAACATTGACGGTCGCTGAGAAGAATTGACGCATTTATGATGATGGATCGCAATAAGGTATCTCTACAATGCAAGTATTCAATGTATCTTATCATATATAGCGACAATTCCGGGATTGGTTGTAAATTATACGTATTTTTCCAATCGCGTATCATTCAAATAGGTCTAAGTTACGCGCATGGAAACTCTTTCACTGCTGGGTGTGGCACTCGGATTCGCTACCTTGTCCGGGATCAACCTCTATTTGACGACCTTCCTGGCCGGGCTGGCGGTGAGGTTTAACTGGATCAATCTTGCGGAGAAATACGAAAGTCTGGATGTTCTGGCGAATCCCTGGATCATTGGTATTGCGGGTGTGTTGTTTCTTCTTGAGTTCTTTGCTGACAAGATACCTTGGATTGACAGCAGTTGGGATGCCATTCACACATTGATTCGCCCGGTTGGCGGCACCTTGCTCGCGCTGGCGGCTCTCGGGGAAATGGATCCGGTTGTCTCGGTGATTGCAGCCCTGCTGAGTGGCAGCACAACGCTTGTTACCCACGCGACCAAGGCCGGTGGCCGGCTACTGATCAACATGTCACCGGAGCCTGTGTCCAATGCCGTGGCCAGCCTGGGGGAGGATGGCCTGGTTCTGGGGGGGCTGGGATTGATGGCCGTTGCTCCTGTGGTATCGTTTTTTGTCTTTCTCGCCATCGTGCTCCTTGCCGTCTGGCTCTCCCGCAGGACTTGGGGGATCATCAGGAAAGGTCTGACCGCCCTCAAACGACGTCTTCAGGGAGGCACCATGGAAGATGCCGCGAATTAATGGCAAATGAACCCGAGAGTTCGTAACATCCATGCTTTCCAAGCACGCCCCGGTAAGCTAAAGACATGCCCAACCCCGAAGGAGGGGCTGATATACGACGCATGTTTGTGCTAAAAAAACTATTCCAGTTGCGTGACAAGACGCATGAAGACGAGGAGAAGCCCTTCCTGGAGCATCTCGAAGACCTGCGTGTGGTGATTACACGTATTGTCCTGACCTTGGTCATCGCCATGGGTTTTTGTTTTGTTTTCCGCAACGAACTGATGGAAATCATCCGCCGCCCCGTCGAACAGGTGTGGCAGGTCAGCCAGAAGGATAAAATGCCCGAGGGGCCGGTTGAGATCGACCTCGACACCTGGGAGCTCGCCAAGAAAGCGGACCGTGATGTTGCCGGCTTTACACCCGAGCAACAGGAATATTATTACAATCACGTCGATCCAGACAACAAACACAAGCTCAAGTTCCACTCCGAGAGTGTGCGCTATTACCGTGCCGCGATTGATATGGAAAACTCTGACAAGTCCGGAACCCGATTCATTGAAAAATTTCCAGGCATTGACCAGGACATGCGCAAACAGCTCCTTGCCCTCATGGAAGATGGCAAACGACCTGATGCCGCAGTCGATTCGCGAGGCAAGCTGGTGCTGATGCAGGCACTGAATCCAACCGAGGGGTTTATGCTCTCGATCAAACTCTCCCTCTTCGCGGGGGTCGTCATTTCCTTCCCGCTGCTGCTGTTTTTCACCCTGCAGTTTATTTTGCCCGGGTTGAAACAAAACGAGAAAAAAGCCCTCTGGCCGGCCATGGCGATCGGCTTCGGCCTGTTCCTGGCAGGTGTTCTGTTTTCCTACTTCTTCGTGCTGCCGAAGGTGCTCGATTTCTTCTATACTTATAGTCAGGAAATGGGCGTCACCAACGAGTGGCGAATCGGTTACTACATCTCGTTTGCGACGCAGTTCACCCTGATCTTCGGTGTGGCATTCGAGCTGCCCGTGGTGGTGATGACCATGGTCAAACTGGGCATCCTCAACTACGAGATCATGCGCAATACCCGTTCGTATGCCATCCTCGCCATCGTGGTGATAGCCGCGCTCATCACACCGACTCCGGACGTAGCCACCCTCGCCTTCCTGGCGGTTCCGATGATTATCCTCTACGAGATATGTATCTGGCTGTCGTACTTCCATAACAGGAAAGAACGTGAGGCCGAACTCAAGGAACAGGAGGAGCTGCGCCAGAAACTCCTGGCGGCCCCAGCGTACTCGACCAGCCGGGAAGATACGGATGATCATGACGATACGGAGTATGATGATTATTATCCGGACACCAGCAACTACGATGACTACCACGCGGATCACAGCGGCGACGAGGGGGATGAATCGGATACCGGCACTTACGACTTCAGTGAGCACGAGTTAGAGCAGGCCTACGAACACGAAAGCTATCGTCCCACCGACTCCTACGAACCACCGGAGGATGATTTCGACACGGGTTCAGATCCATCGGATGAGACGGAACAAGACGAAAAACCCAAGGATGGCTCGGGCTCAAAAGACAGCACTGACCAAACCTGAACACTGAACACTTCCAACTGAATTCCACCATGCACTCAATGACAGGATTTGGTCGTGCCGAGCACGCCACCAGCACCATCGCCGCCCGAGTCGAGGCGTCATCAGTCAACCGGAAACAAGGTGAGGTCGTTGTCCAGCTTCCCCGCGCCTACGCCGAGCTGGAAGCAGGTATCCGTAAGGCCGCCATGCAAAGGCTCTCCCGTGGTCGGGTCAGTATCAGCATCCAACTGGAAAAACCCGAGGGTGCCACCAGTTCCATCCGCATCAACGCATCGCGGGCCCGCGCACTGGAAGCTGCCTTCACTGAACTGTCCCATGCCATCGACCGTCCCGTGCAAGCAAGCTCCACCGATTTTCTGAGAACTCCGGAAATCCTCGATTTCGATGATGACCCCGCCGATCCCGATGATGCTTTGAAGGCGATCACCCCGGCACTTGAAGGAGCATTGGATCAAATGATCGCCATGCGGGCAAACGAGGGACAGCACCTCCATGACGACATCGAAAGCCGGGTCACGATTCTGGAAACCATTGCCCATGAAATCGTTTCCCACGCCCCCTCGGTTTTGACCCGCTACCGCGAAAACCTACACCGGAGGTTGACCGAATCCGGCCTCGAAATTGATATTGATGACGACCGCGTGCTCAAGGAAATAGGTCTCTTCGCCGACCGCTGTGACATCACCGAGGAGGTGACCCGTCTCCGTTCCCACTTTGAAAAATTCCGCGAATACCTCGCGCTTGACGAACCTGTGGGACGCCCTCTTGACTTCCTCTGCCAGGAGATCAACCGTGAGTTCAATACGATAGGCTCCAAAGCCAACGACGCCATACTCGCCCAGCTGATTGTGAATGCCAAAACCGA of the Akkermansiaceae bacterium genome contains:
- a CDS encoding DUF4126 domain-containing protein, producing METLSLLGVALGFATLSGINLYLTTFLAGLAVRFNWINLAEKYESLDVLANPWIIGIAGVLFLLEFFADKIPWIDSSWDAIHTLIRPVGGTLLALAALGEMDPVVSVIAALLSGSTTLVTHATKAGGRLLINMSPEPVSNAVASLGEDGLVLGGLGLMAVAPVVSFFVFLAIVLLAVWLSRRTWGIIRKGLTALKRRLQGGTMEDAAN
- the tatC gene encoding twin-arginine translocase subunit TatC, which codes for MPNPEGGADIRRMFVLKKLFQLRDKTHEDEEKPFLEHLEDLRVVITRIVLTLVIAMGFCFVFRNELMEIIRRPVEQVWQVSQKDKMPEGPVEIDLDTWELAKKADRDVAGFTPEQQEYYYNHVDPDNKHKLKFHSESVRYYRAAIDMENSDKSGTRFIEKFPGIDQDMRKQLLALMEDGKRPDAAVDSRGKLVLMQALNPTEGFMLSIKLSLFAGVVISFPLLLFFTLQFILPGLKQNEKKALWPAMAIGFGLFLAGVLFSYFFVLPKVLDFFYTYSQEMGVTNEWRIGYYISFATQFTLIFGVAFELPVVVMTMVKLGILNYEIMRNTRSYAILAIVVIAALITPTPDVATLAFLAVPMIILYEICIWLSYFHNRKEREAELKEQEELRQKLLAAPAYSTSREDTDDHDDTEYDDYYPDTSNYDDYHADHSGDEGDESDTGTYDFSEHELEQAYEHESYRPTDSYEPPEDDFDTGSDPSDETEQDEKPKDGSGSKDSTDQT
- a CDS encoding YicC family protein, giving the protein MHSMTGFGRAEHATSTIAARVEASSVNRKQGEVVVQLPRAYAELEAGIRKAAMQRLSRGRVSISIQLEKPEGATSSIRINASRARALEAAFTELSHAIDRPVQASSTDFLRTPEILDFDDDPADPDDALKAITPALEGALDQMIAMRANEGQHLHDDIESRVTILETIAHEIVSHAPSVLTRYRENLHRRLTESGLEIDIDDDRVLKEIGLFADRCDITEEVTRLRSHFEKFREYLALDEPVGRPLDFLCQEINREFNTIGSKANDAILAQLIVNAKTELEKIREQVQNVE